The stretch of DNA CAAAAGCAGCTTTGGGCATCACTAAAACAGACAAACATTTACAGACCATCAATCAAGTCATCTGAATATATAAAATGAACAATATAAGACAAAGGCAGAAAAAACTGTGACATAATATGTTGGTCATACCTCTCCAGAATATACTTTCCTTCCTTGTACCTCTGGTTCTTCTCATGTGCGGCTTCCTAGAGAAGAGGTTCATAAAATTCAGATGCTAGGCAATACACATAAGACTATGAAATAATTTTCACGAATCTTACATATTTCCATCCAACAATGGATCCACAGCAAACACAGAAGATATCAGAAACAGTATGCATTCCTGTTATCATCATGCGGTCTTCTTTTACTCCAGGAGTCACATTGACACTGGGACACAACATACACGAGTGAATGATACATCTGCTGGTTGACAGAATACTGTAGGGATATAACACATAATCAAAGAAAAAAGGAACCTTAAATCCTACCAAACAGTGAAATGCATATTGGAGCTAATAAACTGTTGCAGTATTGATCTGGTAACTACCAAATTTAGTCCCCTTCACTGGTAGGACTCCATCAAATTGTTTAAGCCCCATTATTGAGCAGTTACAATGTAGCTGTTTCTGCTGAACCAGAAGTTTGAGCAGCAACTCCGAATTCTGAAATAAATGAGTATTTGTGGATGGTAATCCATGGAGTGCTTTGCCAGAAATCAGGCTTGCCTGGTTAGCTTAACTGTTCCCTGGTATGGACTGGGCTCGTGTCTTATAAATTACATTTTAGGGAAAGCTAGGCAGTACTATCAGGATTTTATATTGGGAAGAAGAGTGAAGAATCCAGCAATGGAAAATGAAACCAATGTGCAGATCAACATTTCCTTTTCCATCCAAGAGCCTTAGGCATTAATATTGTCATGGTGACATGAGATGTAACATAGATCATGTAGTTGATTCATAGAAAGCTTATCCAGAACATGCAAGGTATGGAAACAAAGCAATTAGAAGAAATTTAGGCTAAAACTTTTTCTCAGCAAAGAAGGATCAAAACACCAAAAGGGTCATTGGCCTCTAAAAATGTGGGTAATGTACTATACTTCAATACCGCCTCCTCACGACCTCACATATAGGCGCCATAAAGGCGCTGATGCGAATTCAAAGTGATCCACAATTACCCCCAATAATAAAACCTTACAGGCTTCTAAAAACCTGGGTTTTGCTGAGACAACATACTTGCACCTCAACATTATGTACTCTTTCCCAAAATATAAGCATTTCTATGTTTGGTCAAAGTCAAATTTGTTCAACTTTGACCATCAATATTCttatgaatgaattattttaaatataaacaCTTATATATTTTGTATGCGCATAGGTGTTATGGATTGAACCAGAGATCAGTTTTAGACATAGGGAACTGAAAATAATCTAGAAGGACCCCTAGAATAGGATCCATGCCAACTATTACTAGATCATTGAAATATTTTGGAAGGTTATGCATCTAGCATATCCATGGCATCCCTAGAAAGAAGAGAATAGCAGAAAAAAGAAATGAGAATGAGAACAGGGCAAAAGGCCGAGACCACTACACCTTGCCTCGTGGATTCTTCTGCATATATTCTATGGAGATAATTTAGGCTCCGATATTTGTCTATTGGGTGGGTACTATAGCATACGATTATAGACTTTAGAATTTAAAGGGTTCCTTTTGTGTTCTTGTTTCACCAGCTTTCCTCTATCCAAAGAGTGGCTTTGGGTTCAGAGTACCAGAGTAGGCATCAACCTCAAAAATCAAGACCCCATCCAGAATCTCTCCGGGTTTTAGGAAGGAGTAGATACGGGTCTCACTGGCTGAAAACAGCCACACGCCACCGCGAATTTGTTTCTATCTAGCCTTATGATGCATCAGATTAGCACCGTGACGACGATGGATAACCGCCTAACAGATTCCCCCCTGCCAAAGCCAACCACATTTCACCGCGAAATGAGAACTAGCGTGCTGCATTTCCCctaaattttcacaaaaccccCAGCGCGCGCATCGAAAAGTTCAGCTGAAATCTACAAACAATTGGGGGTAAGAAAGGGGGCAGGAGGGCCACTTACACCTTATGGAAGAGGTAGGCCTTCCCGTTCTTGCTGTGGAAGGCCTGGAAGAAACCGAAACACaagtgaaaaaaataattaaggaAAAACCGCCATCAGTCTCGCCGCGCAAATCCGGCCGCGGGAACGCCGGCAATCAACGAGGAGTTTCTGGCAGCGGAttttgagggggggggggggggggggggacggacCTTGGAGATGATGTCGCTGGCAAGGCCGAGGTGGGTCTTGCAGTGCTTGCAGCTGTAGACGTTGCCGTCCAGGTGCGTCAGGAACAGCCGCCCCATCgccgcccccctctctctctctctctccccccaccAATCCGATCCCTCTCGGCTCCTCGACGATTCCAGCCGCGGACGGGTCCGATCGCGATCGCGGCGCCCTCGAATCGGAGGTTGGGAGCGAGGCGAGGGGGGCGGGGGAGGTGTTTATTGCCGCTGGTTTGtgtgcgcggcagcggcggcggtggtgactGCTCGCAGCAACTGCAACCGAGTGGGAAAACTGAGGGGGGAACGGAGTGGGAtggcgagggcggtgggccGGCGTGGTGGGGGATgggcgagggaggggagggaggacggAGGGTGGATGGATGATAAGGGCGAGTGCGTGGGATACTGGGATGGGAGGAGGAAGGATTGAGGGAAGGGGGGAGGCGACGCTGCACGCGGCACGCCTGCGCACCTGCCGCTGCCGTGCGTAGGGGTggtaaattttgaaaaatctaaggatcggatCTTAAAATGACTGGGCTCTaaatatatgtatttttgaattaaaaattttaaaaactttATTGGACTGTGAAGAAGCCATTAGtaccatggcccattaccacccctacccgTGCGCGCTGGATGAGGATGTGGATGCGTGACGCTGACGCCTGCGTTGCCGGATCCGGGCGCATCTCGGCCGCGCCTCCGCACTCTTCTCGTGCTCCTTTTAGGGCCCCTGTTTCCGAAAACTACTCGCCTTTGGGGGCAGTCTTTGGGTACTTGAAAATTGGTTTATTAGCGGAAATCAGGACGGCGACGTGTGAAGTGGGAAGTGGGAGCAGAGAAATGAGGCCGTGGAAAAGAGTTCTTCTGCCAGAGACCAGAGACCACGCAAATGGTTTGGTGTGGAAATTAGGTGAATTAGAATTTCTGCTCTTTTATGTTTTTGTTTTCTCTCATTTTTGCTAGAGCCGATCCAAATATTTAGCATAATAAACTTTAGTGGCTAATTGATGGCCTTGATTTGGCCAACTTTGCGCACTAAGGATATGTTTGGTAGCTTACGTATCGACCGACCCAGTCAATGCAACTTCTCATATTTTATTGATCATCTAGCTTGGCAAGTTGGCATTGGACAAATATAGACTTTGTTAGGCTACATAAATTGGGGGACCGAAAAGAcgactagagggggtgaatgggagccgataaaaATTATCGCAATCGGAAGCTCAGCTTATGATCCCCGAATACACACCCAACCCTAACGTCCTAGGTCAAGTGCGTtgtagctatggaaaagctacaccaacacaaaacAACCTTAGGAATAAGCGAGACAAATCGCAGAAGCAAACACGCAGAAGTAGTGTTAGAGAATGCAGAAGTAGTGTTAGAGAATGCACGTATCGACCGACCCAGTCAATGCAACTTCTCATATTTTATTGATCATCTAGCTTGGCAAGTTGGCATTGGACAAATATAGACTTTGTTAGGCTACATAAATTGGGGGACCGAAAAGAcgactagagggggtgaat from Panicum virgatum strain AP13 chromosome 9K, P.virgatum_v5, whole genome shotgun sequence encodes:
- the LOC120650099 gene encoding protein yippee-like, coding for MGRLFLTHLDGNVYSCKHCKTHLGLASDIISKAFHSKNGKAYLFHKVVNVTPGVKEDRMMITGMHTVSDIFCVCCGSIVGWKYEAAHEKNQRYKEGKYILERFKVAGPDGSQYWIAHDAHLVGSDADDI